The stretch of DNA CTGCCATCTGTAAGGGATGAAGAACCCATGCTCTTACCTCGGGAGATCCCAGCTTAGCCTTTCTGCAGGAGAAGGGAAGGTCAACACTTGGGTTGAACTACAGCAGGGGGGTGTTGGTATTCTTTCTTTATGAGAAGGGGGGACACCAGAGACCTGGCTGGTGGCACTTTGTTTCCCTTGAGGCATCAGGTGTAGAGCAGCTTCCCTGGTGCATGCTGGCACAGCTGATAACGTGACATTCCTTTTTCTACAGGGGTACCGATGAGCTCCTGGGAGTGATGGACAAAGTCACCATCATCAACTCCACCCTGGGAAAAGCTCTTGGAGGAGCTGCAGGTGAAGGCGTTTTCCTGTCCAAGGACCTCCATGCCCTAAAGAGCTCCACAGCATCGCTCTGATGTTTCCTTCCTCTGCCTAATGATAGAGCAAGAAATGCATGTTGTCCTCTTCTACTGGTGGCATGAGGCTCAGTTTGGGACCCTGCTGCAGGGTCGAGGGAGCTCCTGCCACGTGCTCTTTCCACTGTCGTCTTCCCCATGCATTTGCCTTTGGGGTCAAGGTGCAAACCCTTGGTAAAAGGcatcagctgtgatttttttaggCCTGGTTTGTACTGAAATTCCTGCTGTAGGTGACAGGTTGGCTTTATCAAGGGGCCCCCCTCTGACGAGATCTCCCTGGGGTGCCTtgtccatttctctttcttccatctGCAGGTGGGTACACAACTGGCCCCAAACCCCTCATCGATTTGCTCCGCCAGCGCTCCCGCCCGTACCTCTTCTCCAACAGCCTGCCTCCCGCCGTGGTGGGCTGTGCATCCAAGGCCCTCGACCTCCTCATGGAGAGCAATGCCATTGCACAGTCCATGGCTGCCAAGACCCAACGGTGAGAGGGCCATTTTGGGGTGAGAACAGGGGGGGAGAGGTTCGTTAGGAATGAGTTGTCCACGTATGTTTATTCACGCTCTGTCGCCCCCACCCCCGGTGATAGCCGTCAAGGCAATTTGCCAGTCGTGGCCGGGGGGAGCTCCGGGGAAACTGCGGGATGTGCCTGTGTGCGTCAGACAGATGTGCGGGCAGATGGGTCACATCTGGATGCTCTGCGTGCTGGGACACATCTGCCCCTCAAGCAGCTGCAGTCCCATGGAGCGGGAAATGGCAGAAGGTCACTCCAAAAAGAGAGATGCGTTCCCTGCACAGGAGGTGCAAGTGGAGCAGAACTACACCCAGCCCTCGGTGGCCAGGGTGCCCGGGGGCAAGCGAGGCAGCAGTCCCCAAGGACAGGGGTGACGAGGTTTTACTCATCCTCTTCGTTCTCTTCACCAGGTTCAGAAGCAAGATGACGGCAGCTGGCTTCACCATCTCAGGGAAAGACCACCCCATCTGTCCCGTCATGCTCGGGGACGCTCGGCTGGCTGCAGTGATGGCTGAGGACATGCTGAACAGAGGTGAACCGGGGAGGGAGCTCTGGATGCAGACACGTGCCTCGAGGGAAGGGACAGCCAGTGGTGGTACCACCACCGTCCTTCCTCCAGAGGATGTTTCTGCATGAAATCTGTTATTTCTCTGCCCTCCAGCTGCGAATGTCCTCGTGGTCCCCCCAGACATTGCTGACTTCACCTCCTTTCTCTTTTGGGGGGGGTTACCTTAGCCATCTTGTCCTGCCATGCTGGagtccatccccatccctggccCTAACCCTCATTTCCATGCTTGGGAGCAGATGCCGCTTGAAAACCCTGAAGCCTGGAAATGGTtcttgggaggggagggaggatcCAAAAGCTTTTCTATCACCCACTACCACCTCAGCCTCCCTCCCAGCCGGCTCTGACTCTCTGTGCGTTTCCTCCCCAGGCATTTATGTCATTGGCTTCAGCTACCCCGTGGTCCCCAAGGGAAAGGCCCGTATCCGGGTCCAGATCTCGGCCGTTCACAGCGACGAGGACATCGACCGCTGCGTGGAAGCCTTCACCGAGGTGGGACGGAAACACAGAGCGCTGCCTTGAGGGCCCAGCGAACTCCTCCTCCGGCACCATCCCTGCCCATGCCTGTGCCCGGGGGAAACGGCTTTAGCAGCACGCTGCTGGAAGCAGGACCGGTCCTCAAGGCATCGCAGCCTGCGGGAAGCTGTGGCCGTTCCAGCACGCTGGCAGCGGCGCTGGCAACCAGCTCTTGTGTCATTAAAGGTGTCCTGCAGTGCAGTGGATATTTGTCCGGCTCTTGTTTTCTCATCCAAGAGCTgcagcccatcctcatcctccctcGCTGTGACCGGACACTCTGCTGTGGCTTCCCTGAAGCCTCAGTCCGGGTGCTGAagtgctgcagcttctgctgTCTCCTACTGATGGAAACGTAGCGTTGCTGGTATGCCCAAGGTCGCTTGCTCCCTCCGCGCTCTCCCGCGGGTCCAGCAGTGTCACCCTGGCAGATCTGCCCACTGTAATTCCCCACTGAGGCAGGGAGGTTTCCCAAGCTCTTGGCAACCTGTACCACCAGCAGCTATTTGGGAAAGAGGACATGGGCCAGCCAAAGCTGTGGTgctcctttctccccttctcacTCTCGGGTGTTAGGTGTGAGGCTTGCTTGGTCCTCAGGACCGGTTCTAAGGCTTTGCCCATCGCTGCGGTGCTCCCAAACCTGCCCTGGGAGCTGCATCTCTCCCCGGAGAGGCCATCGGGCAGCAGGCAAGCTGAGGGGGCAGAGGCCAACAGCACGGTGAGAGGGCCTGCgtctgcctggggctggggtggagggCAGAGCAGGTGACAGAAACCTGCAATTTCTCTCCATCAGCTGCAATTTTTGCACAGCAGAGGACACACGGCAGGCTGGGATCTCTGGATTTGTTCCTCCAAGCAGTGCTGGGATAGTGATTTAGCACTCAAGCAGGAGCGAGCGGGTCCTGGGCATCTCTCCGGATTGCTTTGTTTACATCGGTTTTGCTCCAGATGAGAAATCACGTGTGGCCTGCCGTCTGCCCATGTGCTGAACTGAATACCAGCTGCCTGCCACCTGGGACAGACTCCAGCTGAAATGAGGGTGTGCTGTGCTTGGGTGCCGGAGCACTGGGTCACATCAGCAAAGACCTGCTCCGAAAACGCTACCTGCTGTTAGGCAGTCAGGGAGCGAGCTACAGGGCGATAACGTGTCTGACCTGAACCGGAGCAACTGCAGATGAATACAGAGGTTAATCCAGGGTTGCAGGGCTTTACGGGATGCAGAGGGCAGGGGAGAAACGCGTCTTCCATAGGGCTGCTGCCGGACCTTGTTAGAGCACCTGGTGGTGTAACTGTGTactgaatttatttaattttccatctCCGCAGGGCCCTGAGCTCAGCCTGCTGATAAAGTACGATACGGAGTTCCCTCTGTGTGGCACCAGGCCCTCACAGTGCGGCGAACCCTTCCCCCTTATCACCGGCAGTATTTTGAGAACGGGGAACGGAATGGGGAAATGGCAGGGGGTTGCGCCCAGGCGCCTCTTGCAACCTGGAAAAGACAAGGTTTCAGCTAGCTGGGCTCTGGGACAGGGGGTTTGAGTCCCTAAACCGAATCACTGCTGCTTTGAGCCCGATGCATGTGCACCCCCTTGCTCGCCCCTACTTGCACACCCGTACCGTGcttcccccccactccctccctgcctccgGCTGGTCCCCAGCCCAGGACTCCCCTTCTCCTCTGGGCTTCTGCAGGCAGCCCTCCTGATGGCTCTGCTCCGCTCAGGGCAGCCAACCCAAGCAGTTTAACCCTGCTCCAGCTTTCAAGCCCCCCCCTCAATGGGAGAAGAGCCGTACAGATGTCATCTGCGAGCAAGAGCGGCAGCAGCCTCCCTCCCCTGCGATGCACACGCTTGTTCTTGCGTGCACACGTGGgctcccctcttctcctcctcctcttcctcctctcctcaccAGGTGCCCtggcttccctctcccctccGGCTCTCTCAGATCCCTCGGCAGCCGACCATCCGCGCTCCGGCTGCCTCTCCGCCTGCTTCAAGGCCGAGCTCTGCCGCAGACGGCGGTTTGCACGGCGGCACGGGGAGCGCTGGagcctggggaaggcaggagggtcAGGCGATGGCACGCTGGAAATGCATAATGCAGCGTCCATCGACTGCAGGCGCCGTGTTAATATTGCATACCCAGGCAAAGCCTCCAGCTCTTTATTTCTTCAAGGCCTCCCAGCCTCTTTGCAGCTTTTAGCCCAGAAAGCAGAGGACATTTTGCTGGGTGGAATGTAGAGGCAGACGCCTCTTTTCGAGGATGCAGTTCCCACTCCGGGCTCGCTGACCCACCCCAGACCCCGTACGCTGCTCTGCCAGGCTTTCCCCCGGGCTCGAGCCGTCACCCTCTACACCATGTGGGATAGGTGTGGGATCCCCATATCTCACCCCTTGTACCTCGAAGTAGGGGACTGTGCCGTCCCATCCCGTTTCCATACCCCCCCACCCCTACAGATGCTTCCAGCCCTgggtccctgcccacccccaaaACTCCTTCCACCCTCACCGGGCTGTCCCAAACCTGCCCCCCATCCCGCTGATgctttccagcccctctccaCACCACCGTTTCCACCCTGAGCTGTGACCCACCTCCCTCTACCCCTTCCCCGCCGGCATCCCTCTGCCCTTGCCCCCCCcgcccacagccctgcccaggcaggcagggatgtCCCAGTTTGGACCGAGCCCGGTGGGGCTGATGGAAATGGGGTCTGAACCTGCTGTCGGGTGCCGCGATTTTCCCATCCTGCATCCTTTGCTGGAGATAAACGCTACACAAGGGCCTCCGCTGGCGTTAATGCCTCCCTGTGCTGGCGGGCGAGGGGTGAAGTAGctgcgtgtgtcccccccccaaccccagggAGGCTTCAGTGAGAAACAGCAATGACGGCAGCTGATCCCCACTGCCCTTCTGGAGGTTTATTTCTCCATTTGGGGGGGTTATCCCCCCCCAGCTCCGAGGGTGAGTCCAGGTGACTGCTTGCCTTTTCAGGCCATTTGGCTCCAAGAAGAGGCACTGGGAGGGCGGGGGTCCCCtccgcatccccccccccagtcctcAGCGGCAGGAGCACTCGCAGGCGGCCACGACGGGGTAAGGGATCTGCCGCCAGGCGCAgtgcggggggccggggggccggggggcccAGCAGTGCCAGGCTAGCAGCTTGATGTGGGTGAGCTGTGCGGGGCGGCAGGTCATGCCGGGGGGCCAGGAGCATCCGGGGGGTCCGGTCTCGCAGGCGGTATGGCGGACCCAGCGGGGCCAGAAGACCGGTCCCAGGTCGACCCAGGCGGAGGTGAGGCGGCAGGCGGCCCGTTCCACCAGCCACTGCCGCAGGCGGCGGGCCAGGGTCCCCGGCAATCCGGGGGGCAACCCCGAGCCGGGGGGCAAAAGGgtgggcagctccagcccctccaatTCCTGCCACAGCTTGCGTCGGTAGCGTCCGGCACCCTCCGCCAGATCCCGGCTTAGGGACTCCAGGCTCTCCTCCAGGACGCTGCCGTTGCGGCTCCGGGGTTCTTCGGTCGCCATCCAGAAGCGGTCAAAAGCCGAGCCCAGCAGCCGGCGCAACCGGCCAGGCTTCAAGTGCCGGGGTTTGGGGGAGTAGCGGTAGTCCTCGGGGGAGAGCGAGAGGCTGTAGGGCCGCGCCGGGGCCGAAGGGTGGCCGCGTAGCAGGTGGGCGGCGGGGTCAGCGGTGCCGGACGGATCCCGGGATTCCTCCGGAGGTGGCGGTGGACCCAAGGCATCCAGCAGTGGGAacaggcggaggaggaggaagaggaggaggaggaggaggaggcagcggTGGTGTGGTCCCTCCGTGGCGAGCGGCATCGCGGCAGGCTGTGCCGGGCTGCGGGCTTGCACTCCGCCGCATCCCTCCCCGCTCCGGGTTATCGCCACATTCCCGAGGCATGGCCTTCCCCTTTTCCCTGGTTATGGCGACTGATAACGAGACAGCGGCGGGGACACCTCGCTGCCTCCCATCAGAGGGGCAGGCAGGCGGGGAGGAGAGGCCGCGTCGTCCCTCCCGCCGTGCTGAGAGGGGCCACCGACGAGGGGCATCGGGGCTGCTGTGGAGGGGAAGGGGCcggtgcctcctcctcctcccactccaTCATTGGAAGAGGTATCCAGGACCTTCCCAGAGAAGGGAAGCTGGTGGCCTTCGGGTCTCGCCGGGAAAGGATTGCCAAGCCGCACTCGGCCTCGGCGCATCTGGAAGTCCGCAGGGCACGGGTCCTGTCATGGAGGCGGAcgtggcggcggggccggagggCTGCCTGGGTCACTGTCGCCTCTCGGCACATCAGCCAGCACACGAGCTGTCCCGGGCAGATGTGATGGAGCTGAACCTCTGGAGATGGCCTCCTTGGATGGCTTGTCCTCCCTCCCCATGCTGCAGTGCCCCGGCAATGCTGGCGGAGGGCGGACCTGGGCTGGATGGAAACCAAAACCTGCTTTCgtctccttccctggggtcagaCATTGTGGGAGACACTCTATGGCTCTATGCCATGCTGCTAACGATTAATTAATAACACCTAGTAGGAGCAATTAATTGCTCATGCTCCAGAGGGTTTAGAGCCGTATCCCAAGGACAGGACAGGGGCCAGGCTCACTGTGGTGGGATATTCATGTTCCCCAGAGGTGTTGGGCAACACGTCCTGAAGACCCAGCGTCGAGGGGTGCCTGCAAGGCCTGCCGGGGTCCATGGGACCCTGCCCCCCTCCATCCTCCCTCTCCCACTGGAGAGCAGTGGGCTTTTTCCCTCACTGTCCCCTCCTCGCTGGAGCAGGGAACGGCTGAGCCTGCGGGAAAGCTGGGCAGAGAGGAGTTAACTCCAAACCCAACctcagggagaggggaaaaaaaaaaaacaacaaaacaaccagaGATCAATGGatcagcagcaagagcagagggagggaaaagggggagacagagagagaggagaggagctcCAGAAGGAGTCAGACGTGTGTAGGAGCCAGGAGAggagagagcagagctggcagcgggcaggggcaggggtgaCGGCGCTGGCCGGACAAACTCTTCGGTGGCCCGTGTCCTCCTTGCCACCACTGCCTGGGCTGGACTGGAGGTCTCCCCGGAGTAAGAGGTGAAGCTGCAAGCCCTTCCTCGCAGAGGTGAGTGCCGGCTTCCCGAGCTGAGAGTTGGCCTGAGCAGGGACACGCTGGTGCCCAGAGATGCCCCATAGTCTACCTGCGAGGTGCATGCCCAGAGGGAGATCGGGGTCCTCTGCTCGACCAAGAAGATCCCACGGGGCCGGGTGGAGGAGCCAGATAGTTACCAGTAGGGTAGAGGGGACCGCAGAGCCAGAAAAGCAGGAATCACCTTTTGGTTTGACACAGAGaggctgctgggaaggagaagTGGTGTGAGCTGAGGGATGGGGGGGCATGGGATGAAGGAGCTTGCATGACCCAAAAAAGAGTTAATTGCATGTCAACAGTTGCTAGATAATGGTGTCTCTCCCTCTTGGTTGCTGCATAGCAAAGGACAATTTGTTCTAGTGACAGCACAACACAGGGAAGGCTTGTTAGGAAATAGGCTGTTGACGCTCCCCGTCTGAGCGCGGTGTTGCTCAGGGCTGGAGGAAGTTTTGCGGCAAATCACAATACCTTGAGCTGCAGTAATAATACGGTAATTGCTCCTTTGTAATGATCGTGGTGGTGTGTTTCAGGTGGCTGCGAGGTCTCCCCCCCCCGCATCCTCTCCTAGCTGCCTCCATCCAACCGATGGCCACCTCTCAGCATCAGGAAAAGGTGCCCTTAGTTGCCTCTCCTCTGTGGAGCATAACTACTGCACAGGGAGCAAGGAGCAGCCAGCTCCTCAGTGGAGGTGGTCCCAGCTTAAGGAGCTCCCTCAGGGTGGGAGTGTggtggggtgctgctgctgcggggacCATCAGGTCCCTGCTGCCGGAggtggcacagccctggggtgaGTGTGCCGGGACCACTTACAGCCCACAGGAGCCCCTTTCCCCGTGGCCGAGCCCTGTTGAACACCAGCCGAGATTTAGACTTGCCAAAGCAAGCAATCCCAAGAGCTTTAGCGGCTTTGGGATGGTAGGAGGAATGTAGTGGAGGCCAGGCGGCAGGGCAGGGGGTCCTTCAGGGGGCTGGGAGCACAGGAGATGCTGCGGTGGGGGTGTGAATCTGAGCAGGAGAAAGGGGCTTCAGCCAGGCAGATGCGGGCTGACTGATCCCAACAGCATTGTGCCAGCGATGTCACGAGGATCTTGATGTCATCACTTAACCGGCTGGTTGGGATTGGTATCTCTAGGAGAAACGTGGGTGTCAAACAAAGGCCGGCATCAGGCACCTTAGGGCCAGAGCTCTGGTAGCCACTGTGGTCAACACTGACCAGCACCCACGTCCCTATGGCCATGCACAGGTGCTGtgtctccctttctccctgcGCAGGTCCCTGCGGTCAGATGGAGAGATGCCAGGGGGATGGAACGCCTCTTCCGACAGCCCAGAGCTACGAGTAGCAGGCATTATTGTGCCCGTCATCTTCTCCCTCATCTTCCTCCTGGGTACTGTGGGGAATGGGCTGGTGCTGGCCGTGCTGCTGCGGAATGGCCAAGTCAAGTACAACACCACCAACCTCTTCATCCTTAACCTGGCCATAGCCGACCTGTGCTTCATCGTCTGCTGCGTCCCCTTCCAGGCCACCATTTACACCCTGGATGGATGGCTCTTTGGGGCCTTTGCCTGCAAGGCTGTGCATTTCCTGATCTACCTCACCATGTATGCCAGCAGCTTCACCCTGGCTGCTGTCTCTGTTGACAGGTAAGTGTCCCCTTCCCTTTGAGTCCCTCAGCTCGGGGACAACGTGTTTGCCACCCTTGAGCTGAGGGGTGGGAGAAAGGCCAGTCCTTACCCTGTTGAGTGTCCTGTAAGAAGCAGGTAGGGTGTCCCCAGAGGCAGACccagcctccccagctccccgtGCCCTCTCCCAGCACCAAGCCAAGCTCTTGGCTTGGTTACCCAGCCCTCACTTGAGAAGGAGGAGTGCAGGCACATGCTGAGGTTTGGTGTCCATCATGCAAAACCAAGAACGGCAAAAGTCCCAGGGCAGCAACACGCTACAGGAGAAACAGGGAGCCCTCTGGGTCCTGCTCCTATCCTTCTCTTCCCTGGTTCAAGAGGCGCACTGCTTGCCCTTCCCGACCCAGCACAGCAGAGTGGGTGATGGAGATCCCAGACCCGCTGTTGGGATGATCCTGATCTCTGTGTGAATTCACCGTAACCCTCCCTACcaagaggtggggagggggagagatgGGTGGCTGCATGTGAAGGGGTGCACAGTTGGCAGCTCCACAGGACAGGAGAGATACCTCATCTCACCCATGTTGTGTTTGAtctctccttcttcttcccctcctcgCCAGGTACCTGGCCATTCGCTATCCACTGAAGTCCCGGGATCTCCGCACCTCCCAAAACGCAGGAGTGGCCATTGTAGCAATCTGGTCACTGTCGCTGCTCTTTGCGGGGCCTTACCTCAGTTACTACCAGATTGTCCACTACCACGGGGTGCCCATCTGCGTCCCCATCTGGGAGGACCAGCGCCGAAAGATTCTAGACATCCTCACGTTTGTCTTCGGATACGTCCTGCCCGTGTTCGTGGTGAGCATGGCATACGCCAGGACCATCAAGTTCCTGTGGACCTCTGTAGACCCCATAGAAAGGATCTCGGAGTCCCGGAAGGCCAAGCGTAAGGTCACCAAGATGGTTGTGGCTGTGGCCATCCTGTTCTGCCTCTGCTGGTTGCCCCACCACCTGGTCATCCTGTGCTTCTGGTTTGGCCACTTCCCCTTCAACCGAGCCACTTACGCTTGCCGCCTGGCTTCCCACTGTCTTTCGTACGCCAACTCCTGCCTCAACCCCATCGTCTATGCCCTCATCTCCAAGCATTTCCGCAAGCGTTTCAAGCAGGTCTTCACCTGCCTCTTCTTCCAGAACAAGACCAGGAAGAAGAAGAGAGTTGGAAAGAAAGTCCACGTGGTCAACGTGGGCAAAGCTTTCACCAACAGCACCAGAGGTTTCTATGGAGGCAACACAGAGGTGACCCAGGTCCCAGAGGAGAACATAAGGAAGAGGGACCCTGAAGGTGCCAGTCATGCCAGAGCATGGACTCACCAGCTACAAGACACCATGGTCTCTGTTcagaaggagctgctggaggaagaaagTTTGGCAACATGTGGCCGTCCCCTAGCCACGACCTCTCCAAGAGGAACTCGGGAGTTTCTGACTGTTCTCTACAGATGAACAAAGTGAAGAAACCTGTTTTCCAGCCAGTGAGTAGCCACTCCATTCCCAAACAGGCAGAATAATGTGGGGCAGAGGGGAATGGATGCAGCAGAGCCACCAAAAGATCCTGTGGCAATGGTTAACCCATTGTCCCCACTCACCTTCACTCACTGGCCCACAGCATTCATATAGGAATGGCACAATCCACCCGTACAGCTGCAGAATGGAGGGACACCTTAACGTGCTGCCAAGTGACCTGGGAGGCATTCCTGCAACAGGTTTTAAGGCTTCCGTTTCCCAGCTGCCTAACTTGCTAATTTTGTGCAGCACCGTGAAACTCTAAGAGGGAGGCAACCAAAATGAAAACATCCTGGTAGGAAATCCAGGCTGTTAAGGGTGCACCAGAGCGTAGGTGGGAAGGGTGGAGAGAGTGCACAGGGACCTGAGTGTGAATAGGGTGGCTGGCAGCCTCTCTCCCTGGCAGCCCCAAGCGGTGAAACACTGTCCCCTGCCCACATGCCCTTCTTTTCCCATGGGCCAGCCCTTGTCCACCTCCATCCCCTTCCCTAGCCCCTGCATCCAGATCAAAGGACCTTTGCCACACTGGCTACGAGGAAGTCAGCCATCTGTGCCGACAGCTCAATGATGCAAACTCCATAGCAGTCACTAGTCGTACTTAAATGATTTATGCCACAGCAGGTGAAAAATGGAAAGGCTTGTATGGCAACATCTCTGCGTGCCTCCCCTCTACCCCTCTGGCTTCTCTGAAGTTCAAGAAGGAAAGGACCTTCTGTCCAGTCTCTTCTCTCCACCCTGCCCCACGAGAAGTACTCGCTGGAGGATGTTTCCTAGAGCTCTGTCCCACCTGGCTTTAGCTCTTGCGAGCAGATTCTGCAGGACACTGTCCCAATTCATAGTACTGCTTGCAGTTCAGAAGTATTTCCTGACAGCCATCCTCAGTTCTTCCTAAACAAACCCGATAACTCCTCCTTCCACCACATTGTTCCACCCCTCTGCTTACTGTTTGCCTTTTGCAAATTCCTGAGGGATTGCTGCCTCCTCTTTGATCTTTGCTTGCTACTCGGAGCTTCATCCCTTCCTTCTGGGGCTGAAGGACCTGTTGCTCTCTCAGCAGACATTATTCAGTGATATTAGCCCCGTGTGTGTGGTTTACTGACTTGGCCAGACAGTTTTTTTTCCACGTGATGATGACGATGATTGTGAGTGAATTGATGGCTGTcaccaaagcagaagaaagtagCCAAGCTGCAAAATGAGCTGTGGAGCCAAGTGATGGTTGTGGTgaggcaaaggagaaggaaacaggCCCATCACACCCATGTGCACTTAGTTCCTGTCTCCTCAGTGCCCCTTTCTACCTGATGGAGAAGGCTTCCAGGAGAGAGACCAACACCACTCAGTGGGTTGGGACATCTTCCAAGACGGCAACTGTTGGGGGATTACTGTGGGACCCATGTCCACCTGGGAGCAAAACTTccccctgctctgtccctgctgccccgAGCAGCCGCGGAGGAGCCTTTGGCTGTGGTAGCAGCTCAATGACACCCCGCAGTAGGGCCAAGAGTCCTCCCAGCCTGGCAGTGGGAAGGATGGAAAGTGCTGCGGCGATCCAGGGTGGGGCAAGAAATCACATTCACCAGAAGGTGCTGGAATTTCTCCCCTGCTTGACCTTAATAAACCCTCGTAATTTCCTTATCCTGCCATGTTTGCTGTGTGCTGGATACAATCTCTGCCCGGCGCGGGGCTCTGCAGTTTGGGCTGGAGGTGGTGGAGGCTGTATGAATTGTCCGAGCAGAGTCTGGTTCTTCTGACTCACTAGCAGGGcgtcatttattttatttgactttGCAGCCACTGCAGAAGTGTACGGAAGAAACAATGAGGGTTTTAAGAGGGATCCAGCACTGCTGGTGTTCAACAGAAAGTTgtaggagagggaaaaggagggatgGCGAGAGGACAGGCAGAGGGGGGCAATATAAACGAGAATGTGTGGGGCCGGGTGGGAGCCATCCACAGGGACAGAAAGCGGCGATGAGAAGGCAGGGTGAAATGAGGGGCTAGaagcagag from Harpia harpyja isolate bHarHar1 chromosome 6, bHarHar1 primary haplotype, whole genome shotgun sequence encodes:
- the LOC128143577 gene encoding noggin-like, whose protein sequence is MPLATEGPHHRCLLLLLLLFLLLRLFPLLDALGPPPPPEESRDPSGTADPAAHLLRGHPSAPARPYSLSLSPEDYRYSPKPRHLKPGRLRRLLGSAFDRFWMATEEPRSRNGSVLEESLESLSRDLAEGAGRYRRKLWQELEGLELPTLLPPGSGLPPGLPGTLARRLRQWLVERAACRLTSAWVDLGPVFWPRWVRHTACETGPPGCSWPPGMTCRPAQLTHIKLLAWHCWAPRPPGPPHCAWRQIPYPVVAACECSCR
- the GALR3 gene encoding galanin receptor type 3, whose translation is MPGGWNASSDSPELRVAGIIVPVIFSLIFLLGTVGNGLVLAVLLRNGQVKYNTTNLFILNLAIADLCFIVCCVPFQATIYTLDGWLFGAFACKAVHFLIYLTMYASSFTLAAVSVDRYLAIRYPLKSRDLRTSQNAGVAIVAIWSLSLLFAGPYLSYYQIVHYHGVPICVPIWEDQRRKILDILTFVFGYVLPVFVVSMAYARTIKFLWTSVDPIERISESRKAKRKVTKMVVAVAILFCLCWLPHHLVILCFWFGHFPFNRATYACRLASHCLSYANSCLNPIVYALISKHFRKRFKQVFTCLFFQNKTRKKKRVGKKVHVVNVGKAFTNSTRGFYGGNTEVTQVPEENIRKRDPEGASHARAWTHQLQDTMVSVQKELLEEESLATCGRPLATTSPRGTREFLTVLYR